In the Solibacillus sp. FSL K6-1523 genome, one interval contains:
- a CDS encoding IS3 family transposase (programmed frameshift) — protein MPKKVFSLDVKILALQYLEEGRHTQLEICKMFSVNRQTLQEWRALFKFGGIEALTRSKKNKVYSKELKQSAVEDYLSERYSMLDILAKYGISSLTVFKKWVKIYTGHSELKDSGRGMSQTMTKGRKTTVEERIEIAKACLAKGKNYQETAAQYDVSYQQVYQWVKKFEESGDHALEDRRGKTKPTEERTPEDGLRLKIQQMERENERLRAENLFIKKVRGNRKEASLSRVRIQSRYIAIQELAENENLSIVLLCEIAEVSRAAYYKWMKRQPSVRERENEQLVESIQHLYSQVNGIYGYRRITMTINRQRTKMGLAKVNKKRIYRLMQICGLEAVIRRKPKRYRKSKPDYVAENILARDFTAEKPNQKWCTDVTEFKYGKGRKAYLSAIIDLHDNSIVSYVLGHSNNNKLVFDTMIPAIQELKEGEQPLIHSDRGYQYTSKFFKRMTEEANMIHSMSRVGRCIDNGPIEAFWGTLKVEKYYLNKYDTYEALEEAINTYITFYHNKRYQERLNGLSPLEYRTQAA, from the exons ATGCCAAAAAAGGTATTTTCACTAGATGTTAAAATCTTAGCACTTCAATATTTAGAAGAAGGACGTCATACCCAACTTGAAATTTGTAAGATGTTTTCGGTCAATCGACAAACTCTTCAAGAATGGCGCGCTCTTTTTAAATTTGGAGGAATAGAGGCGTTAACACGATCTAAGAAAAATAAGGTGTACTCAAAAGAATTAAAACAAAGTGCCGTCGAGGATTATTTATCAGAACGCTATTCTATGCTTGATATCCTTGCTAAATACGGGATTAGTAGTTTAACAGTGTTCAAAAAGTGGGTGAAAATTTATACTGGTCATAGTGAATTAAAAGATTCGGGTAGAGGAATGAGCCAAACTATGACTAAAGGAAGAAAAACAACTGTAGAAGAGCGTATTGAAATTGCAAAGGCATGCCTAGCGAAGGGGAAGAATTATCAAGAAACAGCAGCACAATATGATGTGTCCTACCAACAAGTTTATCAATGGGTAAAAAAGTTTGAAGAGAGTGGCGATCACGCTTTAGAGGATCGTCGTGGCAAAACAAAACCTACAGAAGAGCGTACACCAGAAGATGGATTGCGTTTAAAAATTCAACAGATGGAGCGTGAAAACGAACGGTTACGTGCAGAAAATCTAT TTATTAAAAAAGTTAGAGGAAATCGAAAGGAGGCGTCGTTAAGTAGAGTTCGTATTCAGAGCCGTTACATCGCGATTCAAGAGTTGGCGGAGAATGAAAACTTATCGATTGTTTTATTGTGTGAAATCGCTGAGGTTTCACGTGCAGCTTATTATAAATGGATGAAACGTCAGCCATCTGTACGAGAAAGAGAAAACGAACAGCTAGTAGAATCGATTCAACATCTTTATTCGCAAGTAAATGGTATTTATGGCTACCGCCGCATTACAATGACAATTAATCGCCAAAGAACAAAAATGGGCCTAGCTAAAGTTAATAAGAAGCGTATTTACCGCCTGATGCAGATTTGTGGTCTGGAAGCGGTTATTCGACGTAAGCCAAAACGATACCGTAAATCAAAGCCGGATTATGTGGCTGAAAATATTTTAGCACGTGATTTTACTGCGGAAAAACCGAATCAGAAATGGTGTACCGATGTGACAGAATTTAAATACGGCAAAGGTAGAAAAGCTTATTTAAGCGCGATTATTGATTTACACGACAATTCAATTGTCAGTTATGTATTAGGACATTCGAATAACAATAAATTAGTTTTTGACACCATGATTCCTGCAATACAGGAGCTAAAAGAAGGTGAGCAACCGCTTATTCATAGTGATCGAGGTTATCAATATACATCAAAATTCTTCAAACGCATGACAGAAGAAGCGAATATGATTCACAGTATGTCGAGGGTCGGTCGTTGTATCGATAACGGACCAATCGAGGCTTTTTGGGGTACTCTGAAAGTCGAAAAGTATTATTTAAACAAATATGATACATACGAGGCGTTAGAAGAAGCAATCAATACATATATTACGTTCTATCATAACAAACGTTACCAAGAAAGATTAAACGGCTTGAGCCCTCTAGAATACAGGACGCAAGCCGCTTAA
- a CDS encoding cupin domain-containing protein produces the protein MTVINENEVEYRFKDSGPKYLQKGPRMNFGIVVLKAGQDFNAHYHNIMEENFFVLEGEIEIHIDNEIFHCKKGDFIHVEPKKVHYLINKGDTVFKGAFMLSPYQESDKVEVDYKPYK, from the coding sequence ATGACGGTGATTAATGAAAATGAAGTGGAATACAGATTCAAAGACAGTGGACCTAAATATTTACAAAAAGGACCTAGAATGAATTTTGGTATTGTCGTATTAAAAGCAGGCCAAGATTTTAATGCACATTACCATAATATAATGGAGGAAAACTTTTTTGTATTAGAAGGAGAAATTGAAATTCATATTGATAATGAAATCTTCCATTGTAAAAAAGGTGACTTTATTCATGTAGAACCAAAGAAAGTTCATTATTTAATTAATAAAGGAGACACAGTTTTCAAAGGTGCATTTATGCTATCACCTTACCAAGAAAGCGATAAGGTAGAAGTAGATTATAAACCTTATAAATAA
- a CDS encoding sugar-binding transcriptional regulator has protein sequence MSYEKDVAIKVAWKYYNEGLTQTEIAEALNLSRMKVIKYLEIAKNNNIIQFKINIDQVSDPNLQSKLLEKYNLDDVYIVPSSIEDNIDSVTIAAAQYIEDRVTNDTMISIGYGEAVSKTLGHLSISAKYKVAFVSLTGGVKFYMPTAIDQSSDYYTNPNYSHYIIPSPLIVNSEGLATNLRNEKSIKSILEMVPYSNLTVIGIGALNNRATLVKEGLLSIKDIEIFKSQGAVGDLLNHFYDINGNTLDLGLHDRLISTDIKLLKSLNHVVAVAGGLEKKEAIIGALKGGYINVLITDENIAYSLLE, from the coding sequence ATGTCTTACGAAAAAGATGTGGCCATAAAAGTGGCTTGGAAATATTACAACGAAGGATTAACTCAAACGGAGATTGCTGAAGCGCTTAACCTTTCCAGAATGAAAGTAATTAAGTATTTAGAAATAGCGAAGAACAACAATATAATTCAATTTAAAATAAATATCGATCAGGTTTCCGACCCGAATTTACAAAGTAAGTTACTCGAAAAATATAATTTAGATGACGTATACATCGTTCCTTCTTCTATTGAAGATAACATAGATAGTGTAACCATTGCGGCAGCACAATATATAGAAGATAGAGTTACTAATGATACGATGATCAGTATTGGCTATGGAGAGGCGGTGTCAAAAACACTTGGACATTTAAGTATTTCTGCTAAATATAAAGTGGCTTTCGTGTCATTAACTGGCGGTGTTAAATTTTATATGCCAACTGCTATTGATCAGTCATCCGATTACTATACAAACCCTAATTACAGTCATTACATCATCCCTTCACCATTAATTGTAAATTCTGAAGGTCTTGCTACTAATTTAAGAAACGAGAAATCAATTAAAAGTATATTAGAGATGGTACCTTACTCTAACCTTACTGTAATAGGAATTGGGGCTTTGAATAACAGAGCAACTTTGGTTAAAGAAGGACTTCTAAGTATAAAAGATATAGAAATTTTCAAATCACAAGGCGCCGTTGGGGATTTATTAAATCATTTTTACGATATTAATGGAAATACTTTAGATTTAGGTTTACATGATCGATTAATAAGCACGGATATCAAATTATTAAAATCGTTGAATCATGTAGTTGCAGTAGCAGGTGGTCTTGAGAAAAAAGAAGCCATTATCGGTGCTTTAAAAGGGGGGTATATAAATGTCTTAATCACTGATGAAAATATTGCTTATAGTTTACTTGAATAA
- a CDS encoding GyrI-like domain-containing protein: MEPKFVTLPAIKLVGFAIKTTSTDGENSKAIPAFWDDYMTGGKMEKLHAENFIKKHDEYGVCFQVDMETGEFEYVIGVEPIEGAEISNDYHVCEVPPATYAVFSTSPCSAADFAQNIQGTWHDIFNEWFPKSGYEYAPNCVDFELYDDRCMSDEGKICDIYIPVIKK, from the coding sequence ATGGAACCAAAATTCGTTACACTCCCAGCTATAAAACTTGTTGGTTTTGCTATCAAGACTACTTCAACTGATGGTGAAAATTCAAAGGCAATCCCCGCTTTTTGGGACGACTATATGACTGGTGGAAAGATGGAAAAACTTCACGCCGAAAACTTCATTAAAAAGCATGATGAGTATGGGGTATGCTTTCAAGTAGATATGGAAACGGGCGAATTTGAGTATGTAATTGGGGTTGAACCAATTGAAGGGGCAGAAATTTCAAATGATTACCATGTTTGTGAAGTGCCACCCGCAACTTATGCCGTCTTTTCAACATCGCCCTGCTCTGCAGCAGACTTTGCCCAAAATATTCAAGGCACATGGCATGATATTTTCAATGAATGGTTTCCGAAGTCTGGGTACGAGTATGCACCAAATTGTGTAGACTTTGAATTATACGATGATCGGTGCATGAGTGATGAGGGGAAGATTTGCGACATTTATATTCCGGTAATTAAAAAGTAA
- a CDS encoding DUF421 domain-containing protein, whose product MNIFYLTMELIIAFFLLFILVKILGKKIINQITPFTFIAAIVLGELLGNTLYDKKAGIFYLIYSMVLWSLLLLIAEYLGQKSLKLRLLFEGKPSVLIRNGIVNREQLKKNRMNINQLQSLLRQSETFSIREVAYCYLEANGAISIMKKSPYQKTTQEDFHKSPKQVHIPVTIIRDGELLSDELGDIGREEEWLMVQLKIHNVTDVRNVFIAEWLENDGMFVQTFDEV is encoded by the coding sequence TTGAATATATTTTATTTAACGATGGAACTGATAATTGCCTTCTTCTTGTTATTTATTCTTGTAAAAATATTAGGAAAGAAAATAATAAATCAAATAACGCCTTTTACGTTCATAGCTGCGATCGTACTTGGGGAGCTACTAGGCAATACACTTTATGATAAAAAGGCAGGTATATTTTATCTCATTTACTCTATGGTGTTGTGGTCTCTATTATTGTTAATTGCTGAATATTTGGGACAGAAATCGCTCAAATTACGTTTGCTGTTTGAAGGGAAGCCATCCGTGTTAATTCGAAATGGAATTGTAAATAGGGAACAATTGAAGAAAAATCGGATGAATATTAATCAACTCCAAAGTCTATTGAGACAATCAGAAACTTTTTCTATCCGCGAAGTAGCCTATTGTTATTTAGAAGCAAATGGAGCCATTAGTATCATGAAAAAATCACCTTATCAAAAAACGACCCAAGAAGATTTTCATAAATCCCCAAAACAAGTGCATATACCAGTCACAATTATTCGAGATGGTGAATTATTAAGTGATGAATTAGGTGATATTGGCAGGGAAGAGGAATGGTTGATGGTTCAACTAAAAATCCATAACGTAACAGATGTCCGTAATGTATTCATCGCGGAGTGGTTAGAAAATGATGGCATGTTTGTCCAAACATTTGATGAAGTTTAG
- a CDS encoding transposase, whose protein sequence is MKFLLVISSIVVPIVMLYLKHKSHSFRTFFNIVAIISIIIFDSIASTSIYQIIIDGEVFMTTIHSLFLNPVFLVTGAYLGTFIVYRLMMLTLEEK, encoded by the coding sequence TTGAAATTTTTATTAGTTATCTCAAGCATCGTTGTACCAATTGTTATGCTTTATTTAAAACATAAAAGCCATTCATTTAGAACATTTTTTAACATTGTAGCGATTATTTCAATTATCATTTTTGATAGCATTGCATCAACGTCCATTTACCAAATCATTATTGATGGAGAAGTATTTATGACGACAATCCATAGCCTTTTTTTAAATCCCGTTTTCTTAGTAACTGGTGCTTATCTTGGGACTTTTATTGTTTACAGATTAATGATGCTGACATTGGAAGAAAAGTAG
- a CDS encoding L-fuculose-phosphate aldolase — protein MKLQKERKKIVHYCQLLLKSGLTKGTGGNISIYVPKENCVAISPSGMAYEALTAQDIVLIDLDDNLIEGNCKPSSEWPMHTAVYKKRPELLAVVHTHSIFAKTLACLREDLPAISYLVAVAGKMVKCAEYASFGTHELANNALVAMEDSKAVLLANHGLLAVGQSIEEAFNIAEEIELCAEVYVRGRGIGQPVILDNVEMGNMVEGFKTYGMPKV, from the coding sequence TTGAAATTACAAAAAGAACGTAAAAAGATTGTACATTATTGTCAACTTTTATTAAAATCAGGACTTACAAAAGGAACGGGTGGAAATATTAGTATTTATGTACCGAAAGAAAACTGTGTAGCAATTAGCCCTAGTGGAATGGCGTATGAAGCATTAACTGCACAAGATATCGTATTGATTGATTTAGACGATAATCTAATTGAAGGGAACTGTAAACCTTCAAGTGAATGGCCGATGCATACAGCTGTTTATAAGAAACGCCCTGAATTATTAGCTGTAGTTCATACGCATTCTATTTTTGCGAAAACATTAGCATGTTTAAGAGAAGATTTACCAGCAATTTCGTATTTAGTAGCTGTTGCAGGGAAAATGGTTAAATGTGCTGAATATGCGAGTTTTGGAACGCATGAACTTGCTAATAATGCATTAGTAGCTATGGAGGATTCGAAAGCTGTGCTTCTAGCAAATCATGGGCTTTTAGCAGTAGGACAAAGTATAGAAGAGGCGTTTAATATCGCAGAAGAAATTGAACTTTGTGCTGAGGTTTATGTTCGGGGGAGAGGAATTGGACAACCTGTTATTTTGGATAATGTAGAAATGGGAAATATGGTGGAAGGTTTTAAAACATATGGTATGCCTAAAGTTTAA
- a CDS encoding N-acetylmuramoyl-L-alanine amidase: MTKPTEIELHVGHYGDGTGAHGIVDEVKYARKFIKRIYDILVANKVPATYYEDKTSKNQTQNINNLIAHHNKDRNGLIVSGHLNSTSPLTDRPIGVEVLYSTQKDLAIKIAKVMSDVSGLANRGAKYRDNIGVLTRTYEPSILIEFGFVNSRKDVDLMDKHFEVLCQAIAEVLAVAIGHTIKPHSKEETSMVQQLLNATGRNEIREMLKKARRAKVIDAAFHTDEKIAKYNDIELLSYQAAVINRTFN; this comes from the coding sequence ATGACAAAACCAACAGAAATCGAATTACATGTAGGTCATTACGGTGATGGCACAGGTGCGCATGGAATTGTTGATGAAGTTAAATATGCCCGTAAATTTATCAAGAGGATTTATGATATTTTGGTGGCTAATAAAGTGCCTGCGACGTATTACGAGGATAAAACTTCAAAAAATCAGACTCAAAATATTAATAATTTAATCGCTCACCATAACAAGGATCGTAACGGTCTTATTGTGAGCGGGCACTTAAATTCAACTAGTCCTTTAACTGATCGGCCAATTGGAGTGGAAGTGCTGTACAGTACTCAAAAAGATTTAGCGATTAAGATAGCAAAAGTAATGAGTGACGTTTCTGGATTGGCAAATCGCGGTGCAAAATACCGGGATAACATTGGTGTATTGACGAGAACATATGAACCGAGCATTCTGATTGAATTTGGATTTGTTAATAGCCGTAAAGATGTTGATTTGATGGACAAACATTTCGAGGTTCTTTGCCAAGCGATTGCAGAAGTTTTAGCGGTAGCTATTGGTCACACTATCAAACCACATTCAAAGGAGGAAACATCGATGGTACAACAATTATTAAATGCAACAGGTCGAAATGAAATACGTGAAATGCTAAAAAAAGCACGTAGAGCAAAGGTTATTGATGCAGCGTTTCATACTGACGAAAAAATTGCTAAATATAATGATATCGAACTACTTAGCTATCAAGCTGCTGTGATTAATCGTACATTTAATTAA
- a CDS encoding sugar ABC transporter ATP-binding protein, protein MNIEKNLIKLEGIYKGFNQNAVLKDVSLDLNAHEVISIIGGNGAGKSTLMKVMTGVHKVDQGKITVDGNDVENLNPSLAHEKGIYLVPQEPLLFPNMTVEKNINFGFNKPKHEIRDEAKKLLIELGWDIDLNRLAMTLTIAEQQQVEILKGLLRKTKVLILDEPTSALTFSETKSLFRVIEKLKAAGVGIFYITHRLDEVFEVSTHVVILRDGKITLKGNINDFTKDMLIEGLLPTGSELKHKSTFEKEYLDREKENPVLKLENISGDGFRDICLEVYQGEVVGLAGLVGAGRTEIAEVIYGISKCHSGKIYLDGKDITHLGIKEAINHGIAYIPEDRFLHGIFAIGSISDNLTAQVIRERKFFTNSKIEKEITNRFVERLSIKITDCHQEIKSLSGGNQQKVVISRILSTNPRLIIMDEPTRGIDAAARSDIYSIISDFKKLGYSVLLISSDLEELERVSDRIYGIYRGTCNACLEFNDINAANVMKVAFGTYEGSEPYVNN, encoded by the coding sequence ATGAATATAGAGAAGAATTTAATAAAATTAGAAGGTATTTATAAAGGTTTTAATCAAAATGCTGTATTAAAGGATGTTTCATTAGATTTAAACGCCCACGAAGTCATCTCGATAATTGGAGGGAATGGCGCTGGGAAAAGTACATTAATGAAAGTAATGACTGGGGTACACAAAGTCGACCAAGGAAAAATTACAGTTGATGGAAACGACGTGGAAAATTTAAATCCATCTCTAGCTCACGAAAAAGGAATCTACTTAGTTCCACAAGAACCTTTACTATTTCCGAATATGACAGTAGAGAAAAATATTAATTTTGGTTTCAATAAACCAAAACATGAAATTAGAGATGAAGCAAAGAAACTATTAATAGAGTTAGGTTGGGATATAGATCTTAACCGTCTAGCCATGACCTTAACGATAGCAGAGCAACAACAAGTTGAAATTTTAAAGGGTCTTCTCCGAAAAACTAAAGTTCTTATATTAGACGAACCGACTTCAGCCCTGACTTTTTCTGAAACTAAATCATTGTTTAGGGTCATCGAAAAATTAAAAGCTGCAGGTGTTGGCATTTTTTATATTACACACCGATTAGATGAAGTTTTTGAAGTGTCTACTCATGTAGTAATTTTACGTGATGGGAAAATTACTCTAAAAGGGAATATCAATGATTTTACTAAAGATATGTTGATTGAAGGACTGTTACCTACTGGAAGTGAATTGAAGCATAAATCTACTTTTGAAAAAGAATATTTAGATAGAGAAAAAGAAAATCCTGTGCTAAAACTTGAAAACATTAGTGGAGATGGGTTTAGGGACATATGTTTAGAGGTTTATCAGGGTGAAGTTGTTGGGCTCGCGGGTCTTGTCGGTGCTGGGAGAACAGAGATTGCTGAAGTAATATATGGGATTTCCAAATGTCATAGTGGAAAAATTTATTTAGATGGAAAAGACATTACTCATCTTGGAATTAAAGAAGCCATAAATCATGGAATTGCTTATATACCAGAAGATCGTTTTTTACACGGAATTTTTGCAATCGGTTCGATAAGTGATAACCTGACTGCACAAGTTATAAGGGAAAGGAAATTCTTTACTAATAGCAAAATTGAAAAAGAAATTACAAATAGATTTGTTGAAAGATTGAGTATTAAAATTACAGATTGTCATCAAGAAATTAAATCCTTATCAGGCGGTAATCAACAAAAAGTAGTGATTTCAAGAATTCTTTCTACTAATCCAAGGTTAATTATTATGGACGAACCTACGAGAGGGATTGATGCAGCAGCAAGAAGTGATATTTATTCAATCATTTCCGATTTTAAAAAATTGGGTTATTCAGTTCTATTAATTTCATCTGATTTAGAAGAACTAGAAAGGGTCAGTGACAGGATATATGGTATTTACCGAGGAACGTGTAATGCCTGCCTTGAATTTAATGATATTAACGCAGCCAATGTGATGAAAGTAGCTTTTGGAACTTATGAAGGAAGTGAACCATATGTCAATAATTGA
- a CDS encoding ABC transporter permease, with the protein MSIIEAITKKREVRTLLFLVLLFIVVGFVNSEFLSIGNIQNSLKSSLLYIVLAVGLTFVLLTGNIDISVGGTLGLSAAVSGLIMKNGGSIIFAIAVAVLIGAVVGLINGFGVTKLKISSFIMTLGMLEITRVVQVIYTDGKWVENLPVAFKKLSQVQVGGVNVMILMILIGVILVHLYLTKSNKGRYFSAIGDNMDGAVLLGVPVKRYVTYSFVISGVCSALAGLVFASQVGFISTNAGLGVEMTVIAAAVLGGVSLSGGVGSVIGASLGAIIMISINSALVYMKIPAFWNAVISGALLIIIVVIDAQLNRRNEKRTEKERMRARVLQKSEPKVPKEEVSIVYGK; encoded by the coding sequence ATGTCAATAATTGAAGCTATTACAAAAAAAAGGGAAGTTAGAACACTCCTGTTTTTAGTATTACTGTTTATTGTAGTGGGCTTTGTGAATTCTGAGTTTCTAAGTATCGGAAATATCCAAAACTCTTTAAAAAGTAGTCTGCTTTATATTGTTCTTGCAGTGGGACTAACATTTGTCCTTTTAACAGGAAATATTGATATATCCGTGGGGGGGACGTTAGGTCTAAGTGCTGCTGTAAGTGGCCTCATAATGAAAAATGGGGGCAGTATAATTTTTGCTATAGCAGTTGCAGTATTAATTGGTGCTGTTGTAGGTTTAATCAATGGATTTGGAGTAACTAAATTGAAGATTTCATCATTTATTATGACTTTGGGAATGCTTGAAATAACGAGGGTTGTTCAAGTTATTTATACAGATGGTAAATGGGTTGAAAATTTACCAGTGGCATTTAAAAAGTTATCCCAAGTACAAGTTGGTGGGGTAAATGTAATGATACTCATGATATTGATAGGTGTGATTTTAGTTCATCTATACTTAACTAAAAGTAATAAAGGGAGATACTTTTCTGCCATCGGAGATAATATGGATGGAGCGGTTTTGTTAGGAGTCCCAGTCAAAAGGTATGTAACATACTCCTTTGTAATTTCAGGGGTTTGCTCGGCGTTAGCTGGATTAGTATTCGCCAGCCAAGTAGGCTTTATTTCAACTAATGCAGGGTTGGGAGTGGAAATGACTGTAATTGCTGCTGCTGTTCTTGGTGGTGTGTCATTGAGTGGGGGAGTTGGGTCGGTTATAGGTGCATCACTAGGCGCTATTATAATGATTTCGATAAATTCTGCTCTTGTATATATGAAAATACCGGCCTTTTGGAACGCTGTAATTTCGGGTGCTTTATTAATTATTATTGTTGTAATTGATGCACAATTAAATAGAAGAAATGAAAAACGTACTGAGAAGGAAAGGATGAGAGCGAGAGTTCTTCAGAAATCGGAACCTAAAGTTCCTAAAGAGGAGGTTTCGATAGTTTATGGTAAATAA
- the lsrK gene encoding autoinducer-2 kinase, with protein sequence MQKYLMAIDAGTGSVRVILFNTDGKDICVSQSEWVHKEDIRFQGSMDFDIETNFKIIKNLIKETLMKSKVNPKDIVAISTTSMREAIVLYDENGKELWACANVDSRSDNEVASLYKFHPNLEEEAYQISGQTFSLGSIPRILWVKNNLPDVYQKVKYVTMLNDWITYRLTDVISVEPSNGCTTGLFNIKNRYWDNVLAKKAELKDGIYPPVFESGTIIGPITKKISELTGLSTETKVVAGGGDAQLGCIGMGVVKEGDAAVLGGSFWQFEYNTKNVTMDEHSRVRVNCHAVPNTWQYEAIAFYPGLVMRWFRDSFCDLEKHIQDETGESIYSQMESKAASVPVGSYGMTSTFSDKMNYISWKHAAPSFLNFKLDSEKFNKATFYRSIMENAAFITKGNIDLVQEISNTSLDFIIFGGGASKSELWCQIVSDVLNIPVKVPVVKESSALGAAICAGIGANIYKDFDDAISKVVKYEKEYTPITENNLIYDRMYAKWEEIYKQQLELADKGLTEHMWSAPGLENKKRGVYK encoded by the coding sequence ATGCAAAAATATTTAATGGCTATTGATGCAGGAACTGGAAGTGTAAGAGTTATATTGTTTAATACTGATGGTAAAGATATTTGTGTTTCTCAATCTGAATGGGTTCATAAAGAGGATATTAGATTTCAAGGATCTATGGACTTTGACATTGAGACGAATTTTAAAATTATCAAAAATCTAATTAAAGAAACTCTCATGAAAAGTAAGGTTAATCCAAAAGATATTGTTGCTATTTCCACTACTAGTATGAGAGAAGCTATTGTGCTATACGATGAAAATGGAAAAGAATTATGGGCATGTGCCAATGTAGATTCACGATCTGATAACGAGGTTGCAAGTCTTTACAAATTTCACCCGAATTTAGAAGAAGAAGCCTACCAAATATCAGGCCAGACTTTTTCTCTAGGTTCCATCCCAAGAATTCTCTGGGTAAAAAATAATCTGCCTGATGTATACCAAAAAGTTAAGTATGTTACTATGCTTAACGATTGGATTACTTATCGTTTAACTGATGTGATTTCTGTTGAACCTTCAAACGGGTGTACAACCGGATTATTCAATATTAAAAATCGGTACTGGGATAATGTTCTCGCTAAAAAAGCAGAACTTAAAGACGGTATTTATCCACCTGTATTTGAAAGCGGGACTATCATCGGTCCGATTACTAAAAAAATATCAGAATTAACTGGATTAAGTACAGAAACAAAAGTTGTTGCCGGGGGTGGTGACGCTCAGCTCGGATGTATTGGAATGGGCGTAGTTAAGGAGGGTGATGCAGCCGTTTTAGGAGGTAGCTTTTGGCAATTTGAATACAATACAAAAAACGTAACGATGGATGAACATTCAAGAGTACGAGTTAATTGTCATGCGGTACCTAATACTTGGCAATATGAAGCAATTGCGTTTTACCCTGGTTTAGTAATGAGATGGTTTAGAGATAGTTTTTGTGACTTAGAAAAACATATACAAGATGAAACTGGTGAAAGTATTTACAGTCAAATGGAAAGTAAAGCAGCAAGCGTCCCGGTCGGAAGTTACGGTATGACTTCTACATTTTCCGATAAGATGAACTATATTTCTTGGAAACATGCTGCTCCAAGTTTCTTAAATTTCAAGTTAGACTCCGAGAAATTCAATAAAGCCACATTTTACAGATCTATAATGGAAAATGCCGCATTCATTACTAAAGGGAATATTGATTTAGTTCAGGAAATTTCCAACACTTCGCTAGACTTTATTATTTTTGGTGGTGGTGCTTCGAAAAGTGAACTATGGTGCCAAATCGTTTCAGATGTATTAAATATACCCGTAAAAGTTCCGGTAGTGAAAGAATCCTCTGCTTTAGGGGCAGCAATATGCGCTGGAATTGGCGCTAATATTTATAAAGATTTCGATGATGCAATATCCAAAGTCGTTAAATATGAAAAAGAGTATACTCCTATTACAGAAAATAATTTGATTTACGATCGTATGTATGCAAAATGGGAAGAGATTTATAAGCAACAACTTGAACTAGCCGATAAAGGGCTTACAGAACATATGTGGAGTGCGCCAGGACTAGAAAATAAAAAAAGAGGTGTTTATAAATGA